A genomic segment from Nematostella vectensis chromosome 6, jaNemVect1.1, whole genome shotgun sequence encodes:
- the LOC5521430 gene encoding RING finger protein 44 has protein sequence MASTASASTSSLEHPGPSSCNTYAKNEIKHGYHGPHVIDLTSEAATPPLSHQPLRHMPHHLFHSSAFHRVNGQPYDSHGPTSANRGCPYLQNQSTREHRHHPHHRQIHHVPNPSYCPSMSSTVPLQHPPVNATPVIIDPDQLPSHVRAVPITSLPNRLIVNSVPMATPTYVQPPSNEADLPLDPTGNHRHYHHHYHHHHHHHHHFVQPPYQVPPPPTPQPYHPHPYPSSGPMHHRHYRRWHNSNGAHQEWAQPVDHHAVPIHAHTGVQTYPDLLYHLLSVMSMQPAPPHATPQAAWEESYQQENYETLLNLAEQIGEAKPKGLTRAEIDQLPTYRVTAESKKQNDDARCVVCLVDFEEKQLVRTLPCLHEYHTRCIDKWLKSNRTCPICRTEIKVSGN, from the exons ATGGCAAGTACAGCTTCTGCTTCAACATCTTCACTAGAACACCCAGGGCCTTCTAGTTGCAACACTTATGCTAAG AATGAAATCAAGCATGGTTATCATGGACCTCATGTTATTGATCTGACATCTGAAGCAGCCACCCCGCCTCTGTCGCACCAGCCACTACGGCACATGCCCCACCATCTCTTTCACTCCTCTGCGTTCCATCGTGTCAACGGCCAGCCCTATGATAGTCATGG gCCAACCTCAGCAAATCGTGGTTGCCCTTACCTACAAAACCAGTCAACAAGGGAGCATAGGCACCACCCACATCATCGACAAATTCATCATGTCCCGAATCCATCATATTGTCCCTCTATGTCATCAACAGTGCCCTTACAACACCCACCTGTGAATGCGACTCCTGTTATAATCGACCCAGATCAGCTACCAAGCCATGTCCGGGCTGTACCAATAACCAGTCTTCCTAACCGACTTATTGTAAATAGTGTTCCCATGGCGACACCAACTTATGTCCAGCCTCCCTCTAATGAG GCTGATCTACCCCTCGACCCAACTGGTAACCAtcgacattatcatcatcactaccatcatcaccaccaccatcaccatcattttgTGCAGCCGCCATACCAAGTTCCCCCACCACCTACCCCTCAACCATATCACCCTCACCCATACCCATCATCTGGGCCAATG CACCACAGACATTATCGGCGATGGCACAACAGTAATGGTGCACACCAAGAATGGGCTCAACCAGTGGACCACCATGCGGTGCCCATACATGCTCATACAGGAGTACAAACATATCCTGACCTACTCTATCATTTGCTGTCTGTCATGTCTATGCAGCCAGCACCGCCCCACGCAACACCACAGGCAGCATGGGAAGAGAGTTATCAGCAAGAAAACTATGAG ACTTTGTTGAACTTGGCTGAACAAATTGGAGAAGCCAAACCTAAAGGCCTTACTAGAGCCGAAATAGATCAGTTACCAACATATAGAGTGACAGCAGAATCCAAGAAACAAAATGATGATGCTAGATGCGTCGTCTGCCTTGTTGACTTTGAGGAGAAACAGCTTGTCAGAACACTTCCATGTTTACACGAGTACCACACCCGTTGCATCGACAAATGGCTCAAG tcAAACAGAACATGTCCAATATGCAGAACAGAGATCAAAGTCAGTGGAAATTAG